The proteins below are encoded in one region of Sminthopsis crassicaudata isolate SCR6 chromosome 1, ASM4859323v1, whole genome shotgun sequence:
- the SART3 gene encoding squamous cell carcinoma antigen recognized by T-cells 3 encodes MAAAAAAAAASGPRAKAPAAGAGAVAVEETEEEETTAALTRTAARGRPELEAQSEDSGGGGDGGDGDEDEDEDEDLGCSSGEEDDDDDEEKENEAEIQRLEEQLSINAFDYNCHVDLIKLLRQEGELIKLRRARQKMSELFPLTEEIWLDWLKDEIKIASDGSDREKVYELFERAVKDYICPEIWLEYAQYSIGGIGQEGGIEKVRSIFERALTAVGLHVTKGAAMWEAYREFENAILKTAQPAPGSVPTPEQQQALAVQLERIHTLFRRQLGVPLLDMEATYAEYEEWSDDPIPEAVTQSYKKALQQMEKYKPYEEALLVAETPKLAEYQAYIDFELKAGDPARIQLVFERALAENCLVPDLWARYNQYLDRQLKVKDLVLSAHDRAVRNCPWTVGLWNRYLLAMERHGVDHQIVSDNFEKALNAGFIQATDYVEIWQAYLDYLRRRVDFKQDSSKELEELRAAFARALEYLKQEVEERFSESGDPSCTIMQNWARVEARLCNNMQKARELWDSIMTKGNAKYANMWLEYYNLERAHGDTQHCRKALHRAVQCTSDYPEHVCEVLLTLERIEGTLEDWDSAVQKTENRLARVNEQRVKAAEKEAALAQQEEEKTEQRKRARAEKRAFKKMKKSKAGDKRKVDEDEDDEWGDEEEEQPSKRPRAGSSLPLAGEEEYSGMEMGLFGRSASTEVDPPSKQKEKAAAIKKEMPKVFHDSNKDNITVFVSNLPYSLGEPDVKLRPLFEACGEVTEIRPIFSNRGDFRGYCYVEFKEEKAALQALGLDRKTVDGRPMFVSPCVDKNKNPDFKVFRYSTALEKHKLFISGLPFSCTKEELEDICKVHGSVRDLRLVTNRAGKPKGLAYVEYENEAQASQAVLKMDGMTIKENVIKVAISNPPQRKLPDRPEAGRAAGALVPRQVYGARGKGRTQLSLLPRALQRPNNPGPKTENGTLQSPPGPSSTTPEAPKMSNADFAKMLLKK; translated from the exons atggcggcagcagcagcagcggcggctGCTTCTGGGCCCCGGGCGAAGGCGCCGGCGGCGGGGGCGGGGGCCGTGGCCGTCGAGGAGACGGAGGAGGAGGAGACGACGGCGGCTTTAACTAGGACTGCGGCGCGCGGGCGCCCCGAGCTTGAAGCGCAGTCGGAGGACTCGGGCGGGGGCGGCGACGGCGGCGACGGCGATGAGGACGAGGATGAGGACGAGGACTTGGGCTGTTCCTCGGGCGAGGAGGACGACGACGACGACGAGGAGAAAGAGAACGAGGCGGAGATCCAGCGGCTGGAGGAGCAG CTTTCCATCAATGCCTTTGATTACAATTGCCATGTGGACCTGATAAAGTTGCTTCGGCAAGAAGGGGAACTTATCAAGTTGAGACGAGCTCGACAGAAAATGAGTGAACTTTTCCCTCTTACTGAAG AAATTTGGCTGGATTGGTTGAAGGATGAGATCAAGATTGCATCAGATGGCTCAGATCGGGAGAAAGTATATGAACTCTTTGAACGAGCTGTAAAAGACTATATTT GTCCTGAAATTTGGCTGGAGTATGCTCAGTATTCCATTGGTGGGATTGGTCAGGAAGGTGGTATCGAGAAGGTTCGTTCCATATTTGAAAGAGCCCTTACTGCCGTGGGCTTACATGTGACCAAAGGCGCAGCAATGTGGGAGGCGTATAGAGAATTTGAAAATGCGATTCTGAAAACGGCCCAG CCTGCTCCCGGCAGCGTCCCGACGCCTGAACAGCAGCAGGCCCTGGCTGTGCAGCTTGAGAGAATCCACACGCTCTTCCGCCGCCAGCTGGGAGTCCCACTCTTAG ACATGGAAGCCACTTATGCAGAGTATGAGGAGTGGTCGGATGACCCAATACCTGAGGCTGTCACACAGAGCTATAAGAAGGCATTACAGCAGATGGAGAAATATAAACCCTACGAGGAGGCCCTG TTGGTAGCAGAGACACCAAAGCTAGCTGAGTATCAAGCATACATTGATTTTGAATTGAAAGCTGGAGACCCTGCTCGCATTCAACTAGTCTTTGAGCGTGCGCTGGCTGAGAACTGTCTCGTTCCAGATCTGTGGGCCCGCTATAATCAGTATCTG gaCCGGCAATTGAAAGTGAAGGATCTGGTCTTATCTGCACATGATCGTGCTGTTAGAAACTGCCCCTGGACAGTTGGACTGTGGAATCGGTACCTCTTGGCCATGGAAAGGCACGGAGTTGATCATCAGATAGTTTCTG ACAACTTTGAGAAAGCATTGAATGCTGGCTTTATTCAGGCCACAGATTATGTGGAGATTTGGCAGGCATATCTTGATTATCTGAGGAGAAGAGTGGATTTTAAACAAG ATTCAAGTAAAGAGCTTGAAGAGCTGAGAGCTGCCTTTGCTCGGGCCCTGGAGTACTTGAAGCAAGAAGTGGAGGAGC gtttCAGTGAAAGTGGAGATCCATCCTGTACTATAATGCAGAATTGGGCAAGAGTGGAG GCACGCCTTTGTAACAATATGCAGAAAGCTCGAGAACTGTGGGATAGCATTATgacaaaaggaaatgcaaaatatgCCAACATGTGGCTGGAATACTACAACCTGGAAAG GGCCCACGGAGATACCCAGCACTGTCGGAAAGCTCTGCATCGGGCTGTGCAGTGTACCAGCGACTATCCGGAGCACGTGTGTGAGGTGCTACTCACTCTGGAGAGGATCGAAG GTACTCTGGAAGATTGGGATTCAGCAGTTCAGAAAACTGAAAATCGATTAGCTCGAGTTAATGAGCAGAGAGTCAAG GCTGCTGAGAAGGAGGCCGCTCTGGCCCAGCAAGAAGAAGAGAAGACCGAGCAGCGCAAGCGGGCTCGGGCCGAGAAGAGAGCCttcaagaagatgaaaaaaagcaAGGCGGGGGACAAGCGGAAGGTGGACGAAGACGAGGATGACGAGTGGGGGGACGAAGAAGAAG AGCAGCCCAGCAAGCGGCCAAGGGCCGGGAGCAGCCTGCCTCTGGCTGGAGAGGAGGAGTACTCGGGCATGGAGATGGGGCTCTTTGGGAGGAGTGCGTCGACAGAAGTCGATCCCCCTTCCAAACAGAAGGAGAAAGCAGCTGCAATCAAAAAGGAGATGCCCAAAGTGTTTCACGACAGCAATAAAGACAACATCACGGTGTTTGTCAGCAACTTGCCCTACAGCCTGGGAGAACCGGACGTGAAGCTCAGGCCCCTCTTTGAGGCCTGTGGGGAGGTCACGGAGATCCGTCCCATCTTCAGCAACCGGGGCGACTTCCGGGGTTACTGCTATGTCGAGTTTAAGGAAGAGAAGGCAGCCCTGCAAGCCCTGGGTTTGGACCGAAAGACTGTGGATGGAAGGCCGATGTTTGTCTCGCCTTGTGTGGACAAGAACAAGAATCCAGATTTTAAG GTGTTCAGGTATAGCACAGCCCTGGAAAAGCACAAGTTGTTTATCTCTGGTTTGCCATTCTCCTGCACAAAGGAAGAGCTAGAAGACATCTGCAAAGTTCACGGAAGTGTGAGAGACCTCAGGCTGGTCACCAACCGTGCTGGGAAACCCAAG GGCCTTGCCTATGTAGAATATGAGAATGAGGCTCAGGCTTCTCAGGCTGTGTTGAAAATGGATGGAATGACAATTAAAGAAAACGTCATTAAAGTGGCTATCAGCAACCCTCCCCAAAGGAAGCTGCCGGACAGGCCTGAGGCAGGGAGAGCGGCTGGGGCCCTGGTGCCACGGCAGGTGTATGGCGC GCGGGGTAAGGGGAGGACCCAGCTCTCACTCTTGCCTCGAGCATTGCAGCGCCCCAATAATCCTGGCCCCAAGACTGAGAATGGGACACTCCAGAGCCCACCTGGACCCTCTTCAACAACCCCAGAGGCGCCCAAGATGTCAAATGCCGACTTTGCCAAGATGCTCCTGAAAAAGTGA